One window from the genome of Eucalyptus grandis isolate ANBG69807.140 chromosome 7, ASM1654582v1, whole genome shotgun sequence encodes:
- the LOC104454800 gene encoding F-box protein At5g65850-like, translating to MAVQDDGGGCGGGEPPSGALWARNRFAFHWVQNLRGPTEKQPRRTREEEATGENAGLMDLPTEIISNILSRLPVKTLLRIRSVSKGWRSIIDHRSFADLVLAQSLRCSDVTSLIAIVGNIEPTHFGCRFFSLDHQTGFAVPLGQLDQTIISTGQEWQSVNGLICYDIGDLTYLCNISTREVRALPPAGPDFPVHLHRGMHSFSALGFDPVTRRYKVMKTWVSNNLNHAGEVITANKILTLGTDSWRKIDSGPIDFPCGGSVCINGSIHFLTLDLMSNKIIVAFDVETEKFRTLALPDGAPNQVHKMKLIAFGGCLTVLDYEHLEDENTISMYVLDDYKNRVWMERPIVLPRSWKEDPSRSERFLVGSVRAGDILLAPKVTAGEVYFLSYDVEKGTLKKVQVHGLPPSLLRSPVIIACAPIVYVHSILALSEV from the exons atGGCGGTGCAAGACGatggcggcggctgcggcggcggcgaaccACCCTCGGGGGCGCTCTGGGCGCGGAATCGCTTCGCATTCCACTG GGTTCAAAACTTACGG GGTCCGACGGAGAAGCAGCCAAGAAGAACTCGCGAGGAGGAGGCTACTGGAGAGAACGCGGGGTTGATGGATTTGCCCACCGAGATAATCTCCAACATACTGTCGCGGCTGCCGGTGAAGACGCTCCTGCGGATCAGGTCCGTTTCGAAGGGCTGGCGCTCCATCATCGACCACCGGTCGTTCGCTGATTTAGTCTTGGCTCAGTCACTCCGTTGCTCCGACGTCACCTCGCTCATAGCCATCGTCGGCAACATCGAGCCGACTCACTTCGGCTGCAGGTTCTTCAGCTTGGACCATCAGACTGGATTCGCGGTTCCCTTGGGCCAACTGGACCAGACCATCATCTCGACCGGGCAGGAGTGGCAAAGCGTTAACGGGTTGATTTGCTACGACATCGGGGACCTTACGTACCTGTGCAACATCAGCACCAGAGAGGTCAGGGCCCTTCCGCCCGCGGGTCCCGATTTCCCCGTCCATTTGCACCGCGGCATGCACAGCTTCAGCGCCTTGGGCTTCGATCCTGTCACGAGACGGTACAAAGTCATGAAGACGTGGGTTTCGAACAACCTCAACCATGCGGGCGAAGTTATCACGGCGAACAAGATTCTGACGTTGGGAACGGATTCGTGGAGGAAAATCGATAGCGGCCCTATCGATTTTCCCTGCGGAGGCAGCGTTTGCATTAATGGAAGCATTCATTTCCTCACGCTTGACTTGATGAGCAACAAAATAATAGTGGCGTTCGATGTCGAGACCGAGAAGTTTAGGACTTTAGCATTGCCCGATGGTGCCCCGAATCAGGTGCATAAGATGAAGTTAATAGCATTTGGAGGCTGTCTGACGGTGTTGGACTATGAGCATCTTGAGGATGAAAACACCATTTCAATGTATGTACTAGATGATTACAAAAATCGAGTTTGGATGGAACGTCCAATCGTGCTGCCCCGTAGTTGGAAAGAGGATCCAAGTCGTTCCGAGCGGTTTCTCGTCGGTAGTGTCCGTGCCGGAGATATCTTGCTTGCTCCAAAGGTTACGGCTGGTGAAGTGTACTTCCTGTCTTATGATGTAGAGAAGGGGACTCTGAAGAAGGTTCAAGTCCATGGTCTACCGCCGTCTCTATTGAGGAGTCCTGTGATTATCGCCTGCGCACCCATCGTATATGTGCATAGCATTTTGGCTTTGAGTGAGGTTTAG